One genomic region from Cellulomonas fengjieae encodes:
- a CDS encoding adenine phosphoribosyltransferase, whose protein sequence is MTEAQRVTVAPVGAPVSRADVLRRIDELVRLVPDYPKPGVMFRDITPLLADAAAFAAVIAEIAARVDGPVDLVAGMEARGFLIAAPVAVALGAGVLPVRKAGKLPGPTAAESYDLEYGTATIEIHPATVPAGARVLVIDDVLATGGTAAATVALLERCGAHVVGLSFLVELEALGGRERLAGHPVDVLVAVP, encoded by the coding sequence ATGACCGAGGCACAGCGCGTGACGGTGGCGCCGGTCGGCGCACCCGTCTCGCGGGCCGACGTGCTGCGCCGGATCGACGAGCTGGTGCGCCTGGTTCCCGACTACCCGAAGCCGGGCGTCATGTTCCGGGACATCACGCCCCTGCTGGCGGACGCCGCGGCGTTCGCGGCCGTGATCGCCGAGATCGCCGCCCGCGTGGACGGGCCGGTGGACCTGGTCGCCGGCATGGAGGCGCGCGGGTTCCTGATCGCTGCGCCCGTCGCGGTCGCGCTCGGCGCTGGGGTGCTCCCGGTGCGCAAGGCCGGCAAGCTGCCCGGGCCGACGGCCGCGGAGTCCTACGACCTCGAGTACGGCACGGCCACGATCGAGATCCACCCCGCGACGGTCCCCGCCGGCGCCCGCGTCCTGGTCATCGACGACGTGCTGGCGACCGGTGGTACCGCGGCCGCCACGGTCGCGCTGCTCGAGCGGTGCGGTGCGCACGTCGTCGGCCTCTCGTTCCTGGTCGAGCTCGAGGCCCTGGGCGGTCGCGAGCGACTCGCGGGGCACCCCGTCGACGTCCTGGTCGCCGTTCCCTGA
- the secF gene encoding protein translocase subunit SecF, with protein MASGFAQWGNDLYTGRRSYDIVGRRKIWFAISAVLVLISAVLLVRPGLNPGIEFRGGSEFVVSGVSDTDQQLAIDTVLAVSPDEQPKVTTVGDSALRVQTSTLTNDEVTEVKNALAAAYDVEEATNVTSSFIGPSWGKDISQKAITGIVVFLLLAAVVMTLYFRNWRMAAAALIALFHDLIITVGVYAGVGWEVTPATVIGFLTILGYSIYDTVVVFDKVRENTADTLQQSRYTYSEKANLAVNQTLVRSINTSVVALLPVSAILFVGAFILGAGTLRDIALALFVGMLIGTFSSVFIATPVEVALREREPAIREHTAKVLAARAARAAGGQDELEPAGQVRVAVGALKPGAHQGFAAQPKRKR; from the coding sequence ATGGCCTCCGGCTTCGCCCAGTGGGGCAACGACCTCTACACCGGCCGTCGGTCGTACGACATCGTCGGCCGCCGGAAGATCTGGTTCGCGATCTCGGCGGTCCTCGTCCTGATCTCCGCGGTCCTGCTGGTCCGCCCGGGCCTGAACCCGGGGATCGAGTTCCGCGGCGGTTCCGAGTTCGTGGTCTCCGGCGTCTCGGACACGGACCAGCAGCTCGCCATCGACACGGTCCTCGCCGTCTCGCCCGACGAGCAGCCGAAGGTCACGACCGTCGGTGACAGCGCGCTGCGGGTCCAGACCTCCACCCTCACCAACGACGAGGTGACGGAGGTCAAGAACGCCCTCGCCGCGGCGTACGACGTGGAGGAGGCCACGAACGTCACGAGCTCGTTCATCGGCCCGTCGTGGGGCAAGGACATCTCGCAGAAGGCCATCACCGGCATCGTGGTGTTCCTGCTGCTCGCGGCGGTCGTGATGACCCTCTACTTCCGCAACTGGCGGATGGCCGCTGCCGCGCTCATCGCGCTGTTCCACGACCTGATCATCACGGTCGGGGTCTACGCGGGTGTCGGCTGGGAGGTCACCCCGGCGACGGTCATCGGGTTCCTGACGATCCTCGGGTACTCGATCTACGACACGGTCGTCGTGTTCGACAAGGTCCGGGAGAACACCGCGGACACGCTGCAGCAGTCGCGCTACACGTACAGCGAGAAGGCCAACCTGGCGGTCAACCAGACGCTGGTGCGCTCGATCAACACGTCGGTCGTCGCCCTGCTGCCGGTCAGCGCCATCCTGTTCGTGGGCGCCTTCATCCTCGGCGCGGGGACGCTGCGGGACATCGCACTGGCCCTCTTCGTCGGGATGCTGATCGGCACGTTCTCGTCGGTCTTCATCGCGACGCCCGTCGAGGTCGCCCTGCGCGAGCGTGAGCCGGCGATCCGGGAGCACACCGCGAAGGTCCTGGCGGCTCGCGCCGCACGCGCCGCCGGCGGCCAGGACGAGCTCGAGCCCGCCGGTCAGGTCCGCGTGGCGGTCGGTGCCCTGAAGCCCGGTGCGCACCAGGGCTTCGCCGCGCAGCCCAAGCGCAAGCGATGA
- the secD gene encoding protein translocase subunit SecD, with protein sequence MLAVLVFALLGSIAAGTKWSTASLTPNLALDLEGGTQIVLTPVADSGEDVTSASITQAIDVIRQRVDSSGVAEAEITSQSGGKIVVALPGNPSEETLELVRTSAQMAFRPVLAIGNPTPTDTTPTPEPTESVAGTDPAAPAATPEPTAAAEEPSDEPAKAAPDTPSDAAYYITPAVQAQFDALDCTDAANLTGGVNGDPDKAFVTCSQDGSAKYILGPVEIEGARISSASSGLGVTSTGATTNQWVVNIAFDSKGTTQFTDVTTRLQSLAGTPPQNQFAMVLDGLVISAPSLDTGVIISDGKAEISGTFTRETAASLANQLNFGSLPLTFTVESEEQISATLGSEQLEKGLLAGLIGLGLVVIYSLLQYRALGLVTVASLVVAGLLTYGVITLLSWTQGYRLSLPGVAGLIVAIGITADSFIVYFERIRDELREGRTLVAAVDRGWERARRTILASDAVNFLAAIVLYVLAVGSVRGFAFTLGLTTLIDVIVVFMFTHPIMQLIARTKFFGQGHRLSGLDPRRLGAPGTRYVGRGRVVSGSATPEDAPVEDAALESETTTRVPVAVGAGGGGGGGLTIAERRAAARAAEQKAAADAPVDASQQSEPESGRTEGNEH encoded by the coding sequence GTGCTCGCCGTCCTCGTGTTCGCGCTCCTCGGCAGCATCGCCGCGGGGACCAAGTGGTCCACCGCGTCGTTGACGCCGAACCTCGCGCTCGACCTCGAGGGCGGGACGCAGATCGTGCTGACCCCGGTCGCGGACAGCGGCGAGGATGTCACCTCGGCGTCGATCACGCAGGCGATCGACGTCATCCGCCAGCGCGTCGACTCGTCCGGCGTGGCGGAGGCGGAGATCACGAGCCAGAGCGGCGGCAAGATCGTCGTCGCGCTGCCGGGCAACCCCAGCGAGGAGACGCTCGAGCTGGTCCGCACGTCGGCGCAGATGGCCTTCCGCCCGGTGCTGGCCATCGGGAACCCGACGCCGACGGACACCACCCCGACGCCGGAGCCCACCGAGTCCGTGGCGGGTACGGACCCGGCGGCGCCGGCCGCCACGCCCGAGCCGACCGCCGCAGCCGAGGAGCCCTCGGACGAGCCGGCGAAGGCGGCGCCCGACACCCCGAGCGACGCGGCGTACTACATCACCCCGGCGGTCCAGGCCCAGTTCGACGCCCTGGACTGCACCGACGCCGCCAACCTGACCGGTGGCGTCAACGGCGACCCGGACAAGGCCTTCGTCACGTGCAGCCAGGACGGCAGCGCGAAGTACATCCTTGGTCCGGTCGAGATCGAGGGTGCGCGCATCTCCAGCGCGAGCTCGGGCCTGGGAGTGACGTCCACCGGTGCGACGACCAACCAGTGGGTCGTCAACATCGCGTTCGACTCGAAGGGCACCACGCAGTTCACCGACGTCACGACGCGTCTGCAGAGCCTGGCCGGCACGCCGCCGCAGAACCAGTTCGCGATGGTGCTCGACGGCCTCGTGATCTCGGCCCCGAGCCTGGACACCGGCGTGATCATCTCGGACGGCAAGGCGGAGATCTCCGGCACGTTCACGCGTGAGACGGCGGCCAGCCTGGCCAACCAGCTCAACTTCGGTTCGCTTCCGCTGACGTTCACGGTGGAGAGCGAGGAGCAGATCTCGGCGACGCTCGGTTCCGAGCAGCTCGAGAAGGGCCTGCTCGCCGGTCTGATCGGGCTCGGCCTGGTCGTCATCTACTCGCTGCTGCAGTACCGGGCGCTCGGTCTGGTGACCGTGGCCTCCCTGGTCGTCGCAGGGCTGCTCACCTACGGGGTCATCACCCTGCTGTCCTGGACGCAGGGCTACCGGCTCTCGCTGCCCGGTGTGGCCGGCCTGATCGTCGCCATCGGCATCACCGCGGACTCGTTCATCGTGTACTTCGAACGGATCCGTGACGAGCTGCGCGAGGGCCGCACGCTCGTGGCGGCGGTCGACCGCGGCTGGGAGCGGGCCCGCCGCACCATCCTGGCGTCCGACGCGGTGAACTTCCTGGCCGCGATCGTGCTCTACGTGCTCGCCGTGGGCAGCGTCCGCGGCTTCGCGTTCACCCTCGGTCTGACCACCCTGATCGACGTGATCGTGGTCTTCATGTTCACGCACCCGATCATGCAGCTCATCGCCCGGACCAAGTTCTTCGGCCAGGGGCACCGGCTCTCCGGCCTGGACCCGCGGCGGCTGGGAGCACCGGGAACCCGTTACGTGGGCCGCGGACGCGTGGTCTCCGGCTCGGCGACGCCCGAGGACGCGCCCGTCGAGGACGCGGCCCTGGAGTCCGAGACGACGACCCGTGTCCCGGTCGCAGTCGGCGCCGGGGGCGGTGGCGGGGGCGGTCTGACGATCGCCGAGCGCCGGGCCGCGGCACGCGCCGCCGAGCAGAAGGCCGCCGCGGACGCGCCGGTCGACGCCAGCCAGCAGTCCGAGCCCGAGTCCGGGCGCACCGAGGGGAACGAGCACTGA
- the yajC gene encoding preprotein translocase subunit YajC — MELIIIMAIALGALWLMSSRTRKQQKMAQEFRNNLVPGDEVMTASGLLGTVVAVEDDVITLESSPGAHTRWIRAAIAKKIEPPVEEIDDETDEVDELADEDTVVTDADRISRANDDVIDVPDDLSTLPPVRKDGEPDTK, encoded by the coding sequence GTGGAACTCATCATCATCATGGCCATCGCCCTGGGCGCCCTCTGGCTCATGTCGAGCCGTACCCGCAAGCAGCAGAAGATGGCGCAGGAGTTCCGGAACAACCTGGTCCCCGGAGACGAGGTCATGACGGCCTCCGGTCTGCTCGGCACCGTCGTGGCGGTCGAGGACGACGTCATCACGCTCGAGTCGAGCCCCGGCGCCCACACCCGCTGGATCCGGGCCGCGATCGCGAAGAAGATCGAGCCGCCGGTCGAGGAGATCGACGACGAGACGGACGAGGTCGACGAGCTCGCTGACGAGGACACCGTGGTGACCGATGCCGACCGCATCAGCCGCGCGAACGACGACGTGATCGACGTCCCGGACGACCTGTCCACGCTGCCTCCGGTCCGCAAGGACGGGGAGCCGGACACCAAGTAG
- the ruvB gene encoding Holliday junction branch migration DNA helicase RuvB, which translates to MAEEREELVTERFAAESLVQAGADDLERAAEAALRPRRLDEFVGQRVVRDQLSLVLDAARGRGKAPDHVLLSGPPGLGKTTLAMIIAAEMGAPLRVTSGPAIQHAGDLAAVLSSLEEGEVLFIDEIHRLARPAEELLYMAMEDFRVDVIVGKGAGASAIPLTLPPFTVVGATTRAGLLPAPLRDRFGFTAHLDFYSADDLERVLVRSAGLLGVPLDHTAAAELAARSRGTPRIANRLLRRVRDWAEVRGDGTLSLVAARAALEVYEVDDLGLDRLDRAVLTALCTRFGGGPVGLTTLAVAVGEEPETVETVAEPFLVREGLIGRTPRGRVALPAAWAHLGLQVPAASGTLFG; encoded by the coding sequence ATGGCTGAGGAGCGCGAGGAGCTGGTGACCGAACGCTTCGCCGCCGAGTCGCTCGTGCAGGCGGGTGCCGACGACCTGGAGCGTGCGGCCGAGGCGGCCCTGCGTCCGCGCCGGCTCGACGAGTTCGTCGGGCAGCGCGTGGTGCGCGACCAGCTCTCGCTCGTGCTCGACGCGGCCCGCGGTCGTGGCAAGGCGCCCGACCACGTGCTGCTCTCGGGGCCTCCCGGGCTCGGCAAGACGACGCTCGCGATGATCATCGCGGCGGAGATGGGGGCGCCTCTGCGGGTCACCAGCGGCCCGGCCATCCAGCATGCGGGCGATCTCGCGGCCGTCCTGTCCTCGCTCGAGGAGGGCGAGGTCCTGTTCATCGACGAGATCCACCGGCTCGCTCGGCCCGCCGAGGAGCTGCTGTACATGGCGATGGAGGACTTCCGGGTCGACGTGATCGTCGGCAAGGGAGCCGGCGCCAGCGCGATCCCGCTGACCCTCCCACCGTTCACGGTCGTCGGTGCGACCACGCGCGCCGGGCTGCTCCCCGCACCGCTGCGCGACCGGTTCGGCTTCACCGCGCACCTCGACTTCTACTCGGCGGACGACCTCGAGCGCGTGCTCGTGCGGTCGGCCGGGCTGCTCGGTGTCCCGCTGGACCACACCGCCGCGGCCGAGCTCGCGGCGCGCTCGCGCGGCACGCCTCGGATCGCGAACCGCCTGCTCAGGCGCGTGCGCGACTGGGCGGAGGTGCGCGGGGACGGCACGCTGAGCCTCGTTGCAGCGCGCGCGGCGCTCGAGGTCTACGAGGTCGACGACCTCGGGCTGGACCGGCTAGACCGCGCGGTGCTCACGGCACTGTGCACGCGGTTCGGCGGGGGACCGGTGGGTCTGACCACGCTCGCCGTCGCGGTCGGTGAGGAGCCCGAGACCGTCGAGACGGTGGCTGAGCCGTTCCTCGTGCGCGAGGGCCTGATCGGCCGCACCCCCCGTGGTCGGGTCGCCCTGCCGGCCGCCTGGGCGCACCTCGGGCTCCAGGTGCCCGCCGCTTCCGGCACGCTCTTCGGCTGA
- the ruvA gene encoding Holliday junction branch migration protein RuvA gives MIASVHGTVQAVRLDAAVVEVGGVGLLLHATPATLAGLRVGSTAQLETSLVVREDALTLFGFADGDEREVFEVVQTVSGVGPRLALAMLAVHTPDGLRRAVVDEDLKALQRVPGIGLKGAQRIVLELKDRIGVPASTSAPAAAVFGGDRRDQVVEALVGLGWNARAAGDAVATVLEGTEGPVAADEVAGVLRAALRTLGGGHG, from the coding sequence GTGATCGCGTCGGTCCACGGCACGGTGCAGGCGGTGCGGCTCGACGCCGCGGTGGTCGAGGTCGGGGGAGTAGGCCTGCTGCTGCACGCCACGCCGGCCACCCTCGCGGGACTGCGGGTGGGATCCACCGCGCAGCTCGAGACGTCCCTGGTGGTCCGCGAGGACGCGTTGACCCTCTTCGGGTTCGCGGACGGCGACGAGCGCGAGGTCTTCGAGGTCGTGCAGACCGTCAGCGGCGTCGGCCCGCGCCTGGCCCTGGCGATGCTCGCGGTGCACACCCCGGACGGGCTGCGCCGAGCGGTCGTCGACGAGGACCTCAAGGCGCTCCAGCGCGTGCCCGGGATCGGCCTCAAGGGCGCGCAGCGCATCGTCCTCGAGCTGAAGGACCGCATCGGCGTCCCGGCGAGCACCTCGGCCCCGGCGGCCGCGGTCTTCGGCGGCGACCGGCGCGACCAGGTGGTCGAGGCGCTGGTCGGACTCGGCTGGAACGCGCGCGCGGCCGGCGACGCCGTGGCGACGGTGCTCGAGGGCACCGAGGGCCCGGTCGCGGCCGACGAGGTGGCCGGCGTGCTGCGTGCGGCGCTGCGGACGCTCGGGGGCGGGCATGGCTGA
- the ruvC gene encoding crossover junction endodeoxyribonuclease RuvC → MRVLGVDPGLTRCGLGVVDGHSSRRLSMVAVGVATSDALWDVDQRLLAIERQLEEWLEEHAPDAVAVERVFAQQNLRTVMGTAQVAGIAMLAAARRRIPVALHTPSEVKAAVTGNGRADKAQVQTMVQRLLRLEELPRPADAADALALAVCHLWRPAGALGAPQRAPGSLTAAQRAWATAEQAARRRG, encoded by the coding sequence GTGCGCGTCCTCGGAGTCGACCCCGGCCTGACCCGGTGCGGTCTTGGCGTCGTCGACGGCCACTCGTCGCGGCGGCTGTCGATGGTGGCGGTGGGTGTCGCCACCTCGGACGCGCTCTGGGACGTCGACCAGCGCCTGCTGGCCATCGAGCGGCAGCTCGAGGAGTGGCTGGAGGAGCACGCGCCCGACGCCGTCGCGGTCGAGCGGGTCTTCGCCCAGCAGAACCTGCGCACGGTGATGGGCACCGCTCAGGTCGCGGGCATCGCGATGCTCGCCGCGGCGCGACGCCGCATCCCCGTCGCACTGCACACCCCGAGCGAGGTCAAGGCCGCGGTCACCGGGAACGGTCGGGCCGACAAGGCCCAGGTCCAGACCATGGTGCAGCGGCTCCTGCGGCTCGAGGAGCTGCCCCGCCCGGCCGATGCCGCGGACGCTCTCGCCCTCGCGGTCTGTCACCTGTGGCGGCCGGCGGGAGCCCTGGGCGCACCACAGCGGGCTCCCGGCTCGCTGACCGCCGCGCAGCGCGCGTGGGCGACCGCGGAGCAGGCGGCCCGGCGCCGCGGGTGA
- a CDS encoding YebC/PmpR family DNA-binding transcriptional regulator yields the protein MSGHSKWATTKHKKAVVDAKRSKLFAKLIKNIEVAARTGGGDLAGNPTLFDAVQKAKKNSVPIDNINRAVKRGSGQEAGGADYSTIMYEGYGAGGVAVLVECLTDNRNRAASDVRVAFTRNGGQMADPGSVSYLFSRKGVVIVPKEGTSEEAVMEAVLDAGGEDVNDIGEAFEVLSEATDLVPVRTALQDAGIEYDSADVVFWPATQIEVDAEGARKILRLIDALEDSDDVQNVYANFDASDEVMAELEND from the coding sequence ATGTCGGGTCACTCCAAGTGGGCCACCACCAAGCACAAGAAGGCCGTGGTCGACGCCAAGCGGAGCAAGCTGTTCGCGAAGCTGATCAAGAACATCGAGGTGGCCGCCCGCACGGGCGGCGGTGACCTCGCGGGCAACCCCACGCTGTTCGACGCGGTCCAGAAGGCCAAGAAGAACTCCGTCCCGATCGACAACATCAACCGGGCGGTGAAGCGCGGCTCCGGCCAGGAGGCCGGCGGCGCCGACTACTCGACGATCATGTACGAGGGCTACGGCGCCGGCGGGGTCGCGGTCCTGGTCGAGTGCCTGACCGACAACCGCAACCGGGCGGCCTCGGACGTGCGCGTCGCGTTCACCCGCAACGGCGGCCAGATGGCCGACCCCGGCTCGGTGTCCTACCTGTTCTCGCGCAAGGGCGTCGTCATCGTGCCCAAGGAGGGGACCAGCGAGGAGGCCGTGATGGAGGCCGTGCTGGACGCCGGGGGCGAGGACGTCAACGACATCGGCGAGGCCTTCGAGGTGCTCTCCGAGGCGACCGACCTGGTGCCCGTGCGCACGGCGCTGCAGGACGCGGGCATCGAGTACGACTCGGCGGACGTCGTGTTCTGGCCCGCCACCCAGATCGAGGTGGACGCGGAGGGCGCCCGCAAGATCCTGCGTCTCATCGACGCGCTCGAGGACTCGGACGACGTGCAGAACGTCTACGCGAACTTCGACGCGTCCGACGAGGTCATGGCGGAGCTCGAGAACGACTGA
- the pdxT gene encoding pyridoxal 5'-phosphate synthase glutaminase subunit PdxT, with translation MTVTVGVLALQGDVREHVHALASTGVTAVPVRRERELDTVDALVIPGGESTTMDKLLRAFDLFEPVRARLRDGMPAYGSCAGMILLADRVLGGIEGQQTLGGVDVTVRRNAFGRQVESFETDLVIDGLQAAAEQPLHAVFIRAPWVEEVGPDATVLARVESGPAAGRIVAVRQGPLLVTSFHPEVTGDTRVHQLFVEIVRDSL, from the coding sequence GTGACCGTGACCGTCGGAGTCCTCGCCCTGCAGGGAGACGTGCGTGAGCACGTGCACGCCCTGGCCTCGACCGGCGTGACCGCCGTCCCGGTGCGCCGTGAGCGCGAGCTCGACACCGTCGACGCGCTGGTCATCCCCGGCGGTGAGTCGACGACGATGGACAAGCTCCTGCGCGCCTTCGACCTGTTCGAGCCCGTGCGCGCCCGCCTGCGCGACGGGATGCCCGCGTACGGCTCGTGCGCGGGGATGATCCTGCTCGCGGACCGGGTGCTCGGCGGCATCGAGGGCCAGCAGACGCTCGGCGGCGTCGACGTGACGGTCCGGCGCAACGCGTTCGGCCGGCAGGTGGAGTCGTTCGAGACCGACCTGGTCATCGACGGGCTCCAGGCCGCCGCCGAGCAACCGCTGCACGCCGTCTTCATCCGCGCGCCGTGGGTCGAGGAGGTCGGTCCCGACGCCACCGTGCTGGCGCGCGTGGAGTCGGGCCCCGCCGCCGGTAGGATCGTGGCCGTCCGCCAGGGCCCGTTGCTCGTGACCTCGTTCCACCCGGAGGTCACCGGAGACACCCGGGTGCACCAACTGTTCGTAGAGATCGTCCGCGACAGCCTGTGA